A window of the Panulirus ornatus isolate Po-2019 chromosome 63, ASM3632096v1, whole genome shotgun sequence genome harbors these coding sequences:
- the LOC139745983 gene encoding uncharacterized protein, translated as MTVPPGQLSGGQQYDIKCEASGVRPPPVLSWWLRGQRLTHNIEVSLGVNSTVSLLRLAATAGKDGGLLECRASAPTLPHLTAAASTRLIVHYVPEATISIEGLSGLGHMGGVMGGGSGSLRAGDSATLTCAARANPPAYNFTFLFNVARELKWSG; from the coding sequence ATGACGGTGCCGCCGGGCCAGCTGTCAGGAGGGCAGCAGTACGACATCAAGTGTGAGGCGTCGGGGGTGCGGCCTCCACCTGTCCTCTCCTGGTGGCTCCGTGGCCAGCGTCTCACCCACAACATCGAGGTGAGCCTCGGCGTGAACTCGACCGTGTCCCTGCTGAGGCTGGCCGCTACTGCTGGCAAGGACGGCGGCCTGCTGGAGTGCCGAGCCTCAGCCccgaccctcccccacctcaccgcTGCCGCCTCCACCAGGCTCATCGTCCACTATGTTCCAGAGGCGACAATCAGCATCGAGGGTTTGAGTGGCTTGGGTCACATGGGGGGCGTGATGGGCGGCGGAAGCGGCAGTCTGCGGGCGGGCGACTCAGCCACCCTCACCTGCGCCGCCCGCGCCAACCCGCCAGCCTACAACTTCACCTTCCTGTTCAACGTTGCCAGGGAACTTAAGTGGTCTGGATAA